The stretch of DNA CATGGTGCATCTGGCCCTTTGTAGATTTCCCTTATGTCCCCTGGGGGGTCGAACCTGTTGGCTGATGCCCTATACACCAGCTGTCCAGTTTCCACATCCCCAAAAAAACTCAGACTGAATGGAGACAGCAGTAAGGGGTTGGGTAATAAGGGCAGAGGGCCAAGTAACAAGTAGAAAATTTAAGGGTTTCCTTGGGTGAGCCTCCTGTTTCCCTGCCCCTGTCGCCAACAGCAGCTTCATGATAGGAGATACATAgaatattaaaagcaaagaacaacaacaacaacaacttcCAAAATCGTTACTGACCAAGTCTGTGTATGACGTCCATAAGGCAGCAGAGCTGAGGCTGTAGAAGTGCCTGGAGCGTTATACAGAGTGGCAAGAACGCAGAACTAGTCATCCTTATGGGCAATAGGGGCCGAAATGATTCACACGGGCAACCGTGGACAGTGGTCGGGGCAGGAAATCAAGGCCCTTGCTGTATACCAAACTGGGGTCAGTTCTCACGTTCTCTCCACCCACTACCAAATCTAATGATGTTTTACAGTGCCCCAGAAGAGAGTGGGTCCAAATCTTGGTCAAATTTGTCAGGTCTCTGCCTGTTCTTATACCTCAATATAACCTAAACCAAGAAATACTTGTTACCCTGTGAGACAGGGACCCTTATCAAAGAATCCCTGCCCCAATCAAAGAATCACAGGAGAGTAAATTCCTGGGCTCCAGATGTCCCAGGACCCAGGCAATCATTTACCTACAGGGGGTATTCAAGCAGCACTAATGCACGAAGATTCAAGCAAGCTATTTCCTTTGGCTACCTCTTCACACAACTTTCCTCTGTGAAGTGTTTTGCCACAGGATTCGACCAGCCTCTATTTCCCAGGCTCTCTAAAATTAAGACAAAACTTTGACATTATAGCAATACACAATTTGGAAAATGCTGCTTGTTAtttcactaaaaatatttatttttaagccatagtAACACCTAGTCTTAAGAATGAGACCCCTAGCTGTTTTGACTTTGAAAACTAAATGTGCTGCAAAGGACCAGACTGTTCCTTATGATGGTTCTGGCCTGACCTCGTGTGATCCCCAAAAGTCTACTGCTGCATTGAGAGGCTGGCCCACAGACCCAGATCTGCACGTGCTCAGGCCTAGGCCATAACCATGGAGTTTTCTGAAGACCTTGAAAAGGCATTCCTCTATTTTGCTTTTCTCCTTGAagacaaatagataaaataattttcacctTGGAGTTTTAGAgtcaaataaataattacaataatcaGAAATCAACCACTAATAAATTAACACCAGAATTGACAACTATGACATGTTCCATTTCTATATAAATTCTAAAACTTCTAGttgccaataaaaaaaaaaagattgaacagAGTAGTGGCTTTAATTCAAAAACAAGATTATCACTTATAAACAGGAGCCTCATCATTAAAGGGTAAAAATGCTCAGCCTGGTTTGCACTGGTAACCTCTCTGATGAGGAAAAGTCTGAGATAGAGGCTCCCAATTTTTTCCCCAGTGAAGGTCTAACaggtctcaaaatattttctgcaaagaagttaGCAAACTGTAACTACAACTGAGTCTGTGATCTAGGTGACAACTGTGGTCTCACCAGACAACATaaaacagatggagaaaagagTTGGACAAAAAGAAGGAACCATGTAAAACACAAGGCTTGCACATGAAAAATGAGGTCACATTATCAGCTACTTCTTGGTACTAAAGTCAGCAGACTCTGTCTGAAAAGGACTCAAAATTCCAGCCCTCAGGTTCCACTGCTCATCTGGCAGGAAGTTTTTATCTGCCCTGACCACATATGTTTTGTGAAATCATGCTGAAGATTGATAcccaaaatggaaaaacaaacctCTCCTTCCACCCCTAGCAGCATGCCTAGCTTGGTGCCAGAAGAGCAAACCTCCTTAAGGGTGAAGAAACAGCTCAACTCTGGATTCCTGTAGGACCTTCCAGAAGAATTCACTATCCACAATCTTGAAAACAGATTCTTTCTGTAACCCAACACATTTCCAATAGCCTTAAAAATTCTAAGGTTGGACAGGCTGATGGAGACTGAAGGAGGAAAGCAGTCTGAGAGACAGACTTCCATCTGTGCCCTTCCAAAGCCCTCTTCATATAAGAGAAAATAACACCAGCTGAAAGCTGATGCTGGAATAAAGAAGTTTCTTTATTCACAGCCCTCCCTAAAGAAGATTCCATGATCTCAAGGTAGAGTCTTTAACGAATTAACATGTATGTCTGGAAATACGGTATCTCTAAGCTAGTCTCCTATGACATGTGAAAGTCTTCCGTCAACTGATACCATCTTATAGACTCTAAGGAGTAAAAAGATGTGGGTTCATATTTTAAATCTGACATTAGCCTGTGGCTATTCAAAACCTTAACAAGAGAACCCataagaaaaatgagaatttcGAAGTTTTCCAGACTCTAGTCCCTTCCTTCCAACCTCTGTACCACATCCACATACAGAATTAACACAGACTTTATTCCAAGTGCCATATTTTCCTTACAGGCCTACCACACATCACTATAGAGTCACACAGAAGCTACTCTCATCCTTTGGCCTCTGCAAGCCCTTATCCTGGAAGAATGCCAGCATTGGGCATGATCTCTTTCACACATGACTCTACCACCGACATCTCTACTACACAAAGGTCCCTTCTGATGTCCAGTTATTtacaaatagcaacaaaaaagcCCAGTCGGCTATAGACAGCAAAGACAGAAGGAATGTTCCCAAAGAGGATAACCTTTGAAAACTCTCACTAGGAGATGGGAACTGAAGATTTTATAATAGCTGAAAATACCCCAAGTTATAATTCTTGATCAAGCAGCCCTCATTTCCTAGGCTTTTTTTGAGTTCCTTTGTCTAATCTTAAGAGGTGGGAATTGAGCTTCTTGATAtagttctgaaaaataatttccttgtCAAAGTGCAAAAATccttgatggtagcacaacactgcaaATGTGATTAACACTACTGAACTGAATacttggaagtggttaaaatgggaaactttatgTTGTATATACTTTActctacacacaaaaaaagtgcaTAAAAATGTTCAGAGGGAATGAAGATACCAGGGGGACCAAGCAATCATGGGgctggaaaaaataaattgcatagatAAACTTAAAATGCAACTACTAAGATGAAAAAATGACTGTTCCAGGCTCAGGCTGGTGGCCACACAACAAATAACAatatcttttcttaaaaatacagAGCAGGGTTGGAGTAGAAAGGAAATAGGGGACTAGACACCCTGAGGGACAAAGTGGCTAATCAGCATTACTGCTCTCTTACCTTGCAACTGAGGATTCTGATGGTAGCTGTAAACAGAGGCTTAGGAGTAGGACAACAGTAACTGAATGACTCAAGTGACAATTCCCACACAGCCCTTCCCTTCTGACTTGTAACTTTCATCAACTATCAGAACAGTTACCATAAACTAGGACTTTAAATCTGTGTTTTCTTGAATGGTGTTCAGGACAGGGTGAAGGGGCTCGGCAGCCACTGGCAATCGCAGTTCATTGCAAGAAATCACGAGGTGGGGGAGCTGAGATGTACACTCTGGCTTGTACCGCCttgcttcttcctcttttccctcctctCATTCAGTTTAACAGGCATGATAAGTAGTTCTCCAGGTGTTCACTGCCCTTGGCAAGTATACAGCAGGGTGAAAAGGGCATTTCTCAAATACCCAGTTTTTCTTGGTCAGCTTAATTTGTTTAAAGACACACAGCAGAACATTCctgataaagtaaaaaaaaaagactgcaattTCCTTAACTCAAaagagctaaaaaaataaaaaataaaaaaaaaggaaactgctCCAAAGGGAAGTCAGTAGAACAAAAGAGAAATACTCAGAGGCTTGTAGAATAAGACTGAGCACATTGGTTACTCAAGTCACAGTGTTAACTTCCCCTTCCCCAACGGgcttccctcccctgccccatccTCCTCTCCAGCTCCGCCCTTCTGTGCAGCACTGGCCCCGGACATGGGGACATGTAAGTCCTCAAAGCTTCTGTCAGCTCAGTACTTCACTCCTGGAATAAACTCCTTTGCATCTGGGTTCAGGTTACTTTTGCTCtgaaataagaacaaaaagataataaattccaAGGCAAGCTGTGTTTTATAGCTGATTTTCTCCCACTTTCATTATTACCAGTACTTTTCCTGCAGCctcaaggagagaaagaaataaaattccctgTGACTCAGACTGTTTTCGCTGGGCTACTCCCCATAGCTCTTGACATACTAAGTCCTGATCACCCTCATTTTTTCCTGCCTGCTTTACTCTTGTTCCCTTCATGGTGCTTTCACATTCTCATCAAGCCTGTAAGTTTGAGTCCAAAAATAATTTATCAAGTCAGAGACCTTCTTGATGAAAATCAGAGTGTTACATTATCAGCTTGGTTACTACAATCcctaattttttcatctttctgtaCTCACCTTATTATCTATTCTCATTGACCATCCAAAACCTTGGCAAAATTCAGGGCACAATCTTTCAGAATATGAGTTGTGTGAGAACTGTATCATTTACAGAACACATATTGAGTAAGCATGGAAGGCAGGGAATGAATTTATCTTGTTTTCTAATTATAAGTGGAAAATGACCTCTTGAgattatgtttcttttaaattaacaGGCAatttttataacagcattatcCAAAACTATATTAAATACAGATTTGGGGGCTAATAATAGAGAAGGAAAGCAGTAGAAGATAACTTGAACCCAAACCTCTTTGGTGTTcaactttttaatgtttaatcACAATTCTACTTAGAATAGCCCCTAGGCAAAAAATGGAAGGAGGTGATGCTGGCAACAATAAATGCTTTCACAGTACTTTATGAGGTACAAGGCATTTTTAATGCACCTTCTTATTAAGGCCCATGTAATGGGTGAAGAAACAGTAGCTCAGAGAGCTCCAGAGATTTACTCAAGGTTGTAAGGTCAGAAAGAGGACCTGTGACACCAAATCCTATATTCTTTTCGCTATATCACATGTGGAATTACCTATGGAACTTACCAAAATATCTTCAGAATCATGACTGTCACTGACTGAGAGTCCATTTAACTGCTGTTGCAACTGTCCCATGGCCTGAGGCAGGTCTCGTGATGGAATAAACCAGTCTTGATCTTCTTCATCCAGCATCTCCTGGAAGCAGCGGTCTAAGAAGTCTTGTTCCTGTAGCTCCTCTTCCACCTAGAAAGCAAAGCAGAGAGCTCAAACTTAAATGTCTCGATGAGACTCACCCCTTAGAGCTTTTAGTCTACCTCTTTCCTTCAGAGGTTATTACTCTTCAATTAAGAATGACTttgtaatcccacttctaggtatatgcccaaaagaaatcaaaggagtaATTTGGACAGGTATCTGTATACCAGTgctcatagaagcattattcataatagctgaaAAGTAggagcaacccaagtatccattaatagatgaatggataaacaaaatatggtatacccatacaatggaatattatttagctgtaaaaaggaatgaagttctgaacatgctacaacatggatgaaccttggaagacatcatgttataTTAAATAAGCTaaacaccaaaggacaaatattacatattttcaCTTAAATGAAAAAACTAGAAAAGGCAAacagagagaggcagaaaatagattCCAAGATAccagggacagggtggggaggAAGAacgggagttaatgcataattggCGTAaggtttctgcttggggtgatgggaaagctTTGGGAATGGATGATGAATGGTGAATTCACAGCGTGAAGGTAATTACACCCACTCAGTTGTAGGCTTGAGAgtagctgagatgggaaagtttatgtttcaGCAATTCTTTAAAATAGAGCAGCTagagagataatgacaattaaatgcaatccaTTATCCTGGACTGgaataatgaagaagaaaaggcctaaaaggacattattgggagaTATGAAAAAATCGGAATGTAGACTGTAAGCTCTATCTCAATGTTCAATCGCTTGAACTTAGCAGAGGTTACACAAATGAATAGCTTTGTTCTCAGGGAATGTACTATGAAGTATTAAGTGTATACAATCTagtctcaaatgtttagaaaacagaaaaatagctaGCTAGAtagcaaatgtggtaaaatgc from Tamandua tetradactyla isolate mTamTet1 chromosome 17, mTamTet1.pri, whole genome shotgun sequence encodes:
- the PAIP2B gene encoding polyadenylate-binding protein-interacting protein 2B isoform X2; translated protein: MNGSSVASTSPSVKSKEDQGVNGHDEKENPFAEYMWMENEEDFNRQVEEELQEQDFLDRCFQEMLDEEDQDWFIPSRDLPQAMGQLQQQLNGLSVSDSHDSEDILSKSNLNPDAKEFIPGVKY
- the PAIP2B gene encoding polyadenylate-binding protein-interacting protein 2B isoform X1, with the protein product MPLPGSWKVNARGESTGHGALQGPVIMNGSSVASTSPSVKSKEDQGVNGHDEKENPFAEYMWMENEEDFNRQVEEELQEQDFLDRCFQEMLDEEDQDWFIPSRDLPQAMGQLQQQLNGLSVSDSHDSEDILSKSNLNPDAKEFIPGVKY